The Octopus sinensis unplaced genomic scaffold, ASM634580v1 Contig01205, whole genome shotgun sequence genome contains the following window.
ttcctcaacacagcgtaggtaaaaatgcaccggagtctttagtcgtCTATCTATTCACAACAATGAAATCAGACaggtaatactttccttaagatgtgcgctgagcccaataaggctgctttttgcaagacatcaatcttgcatgtgATTTCCAGTTGCCTTCAGAAGACTTGAAGTTTCAAtaggattgagcccaacgctccacTCATCACTGCTGGTATCATTTTACATTATCCTttcgcattccatacagtttgCCATTTCCACTTCAATTCGGAgtatttgatgatttttttcaacCTTTTTACTCACATCATTCATGTAATTTGGCATGGCtgcatcaatgatctgacagtatttgtctctcttattcaatacgATAATATCCAGCTGACGGTGTTCggttacacgatccgtctgaaaaccATAGTCCCAGAATATCATTAATTTTCCAGAGGAcgaattagtatagaccattgtataaggagtgaaaggagaacgcttgccgagtatttgataaatagtgacgaAGACCAgctgcaatatgccgcgaaagatatAGGTGTCTTTGCAAATGAAGtgatgggcaaggaagagtttaaccaaagagatgaggagaagagaaatgaagaccttcttgaaatgagaatgtgcggacagtttgaaaggaatacacagggCGTTAAGGATAATACTGCATCGTGGacatggcttgagcgaggtggTTTGAAGTGTACCATCGCAAGCTGGATCATTCCTGcccaagaccaggctctcgctaccaacTCAGTGAAgtataatatctataaaacttttgacacccagaaatgcaaactcagtggaaagagtgtggaaaatgtgagcCACCTGGTAAGTGGATGAGAAAGCCTTACACAAAAAGAATGCAAGCGCCGCCACGACATttattatccttaacgtcctgtgtattccgttcaaactgtccatgcattttcatttcaaggttttttattttctcgtctttgaatttcaagcaatTCATTATCTAGTTCGTTAATTTTCCCTGCATGTGCACCCACCACAGTATCAGGGTTCACTCTATAACGTTTCTGTTCCTCATCTTTAACCGCCCCATCACCATTTCCCTGTTCCTCCTGTCTACTCTTCTCCCCGCTTTCAACTCCTACCTCTCTGTTTTCAACTCCGACCATCCTTTGTAGCCAATCCTCAGTGTCTCTCAGACTCTCACTAATCCGAGATATTCCAACTCCAGTTAAGTAACCCTTCCTCCTAATCTCTCTCACTTGGTTCATTAGTTTATTTGCTACTCCTATAAAGGTGGAAGCTATGCCGAAGCGATTGACAGTGGGCACTGCTCCGGcccattacgttctgaattcaaattttgatttaaaatcgcgaaaggagtaagtcgattaaattgacaccggtgttcaactggtagttattttatggaacccgaaagaatgaaaggaaaatcgGCCCCAGCGGCTTTTGAAATCAAAGTTCAAATATTAACGTGTAAATTGGTGCTGCAGAATGGTTGCAATCCaagacatatgtatatctatttgtctgtttgtctgtctgtctgtctacatacatatgagcacatgaatacattaattaaaataaattaatgactTACCTTTGTTTCGGAATACTTTATCTAAAGCATAGAGTGAACTCCTTCCATTCAGATGTTGTCCTTTTTTTACTAGTCCTTCCAAAATCGTTTCAgttttacatacaaacacgtagtTATATGGTCCAATTTTGAGTTTAAAAATATCGCCATATTGTTTTCTGAGCTCTTTCAACATTGAATAAAAATCGGTAATGGAAAGGACGTGAAGTAGATTTCCAATTATTGGAAGAGCTCTAGGACCCGGTGGTAAATTGTAGTTAGATTTTGGTGGTGTCATAAACCATCGTATAATCAGTAAAATGACTAATCCAAATAACAAACTTTGGACACTAACATTCTCTGTAAAAAGTAATGATGAAAAATCCATAGTAGCGGTTATTGTTGCAATAATGTCTTAAGTACAACTGATTATGTTTTTCTCAACCAAGGTTTCTTAAACAAATGCCGTTAAACTCCAGTATGTAATTATACACGTCTATTAAATAGGTTAACTTTAgtaatgcatatattatgtaatagCTGTAAACAACCCGATAATAACCTTGAGTTAACTAATGCTTATGTTTGCATTACTGATAACAGCACATTATATGTATTTAGTTACATCGCTATAAAAAGATTGTATTGAATCCAAAACAATATTTTGtaacttatttgttttattcGTCGATTTACAACAAAAGCTGCCTAATTTTCGAAGTAGAATCCATTGTGTTGCAGCGTCTGAAGCCACTTTTCTGTCAGTTCTTCGATCGAAcgctgataccagttcttgtccttcGAGGTGAAGAACTTCACTGGGGCTTCCACCTCCTCTCTGTTGATGAAGCATCGCAAGCGCAGGAAGTAGGACCATGTATCAGACCGATAATAATCCGAGGGAGCTGAGTCCAGACTATATACTGGGCGTGGCACCAGTTCGATTCCCTCAAATTCCTGGAGTTTATTCTCGGTCGTTCGAGCGGTATGAGCttttgctggcagaaacgttagcacgccgggcgaaatgcgtagccgtatttcgtctgccgttacgttctgagttcaaattccgccgaggtcgactttgcctttcatcctttcgaggtcgataaattaagtaccagttatgcactggtgtcgatgtaatcgatttaattcgtttgtctgtccttgtttgtcccctctgtgtttagccccttgtgggtagtaaagaaataggtatgaactCTTGCGTTGTTTTGCTGCAGATAAAATCGCTTTCTGTTAACCAATGCCAGGTATTTTTGCCGTACAATGGCATACACCTGTTCAAATTGTTCCGAGTACAGGTTGGCATCGATGGTTCGATCGTGTGGAACGAACACGCAGTGAATTATTCCCTCATAATTACACAAAACACTTGGCGACAGTTTCCAGAAACTAGCCCTTGCTTTACTACTGCCTGTGCACGTTAGGATGGTGGAAAAATATCTCCCTTGGATTATTACTTGTTCCGATCTATGAAGGAGTTCTTTGCCTTGGCGGACAAGAACAACTATCAACCTGGGatcaaagaaatggcagaaaggtGACTCCAGACGGTGCAACACGAtggcaaaatattgcaaaacttttgactcaacacaatattATCTCCATATTTCTCGTCTTGGAActacacaaaaataaaacaagattatTATTGCCGGAGCTATACAACAACACTCTCACTAACTTACCGGTtattagtagatttggtagatctAGTATCTAACCACGTATCGTGATAGAATATACTTTGATCCTCGTATTTTCAATGCGTCCGTATTAACCGCTTTGAATGAATCACTTCTTATTTGGTAACTGTGTACATGTTCTATTGGAACAGTATTATACAATGGTCAAATTTTGTGGACGTCTATGTGATTAAAGTCGCTCGAATGTTTAAAATACTTTACAGGTTCGACATGTTAAATTAGAAAAATGAGAGCGAATGGCAGTAATATAGTTACATATCATTTACCAGGTTTGAGCCAAAAGTTTTTTCGTATTTTCATTATGATTTTTGGTTATTTGTACATAATTTGTACAAATAGCCaacaatctatttctttattacccacaaggggctaaacacagcggggacaaacaaggacagacaaacggattaagtagattatatcgacaccaggtTGAGTCAAAAGCTCTTTTTCCGCATTTTCCCTGAATATTTTTGGTTATTTGTACATTATTTGTACAAATAGCCAAATTTAGTGTCAAAAGAACTCAATGATGTGGAAATCCCAGGAAATGGCACAAAAGTGGTTCAGATGTGTCAAGGTAACTGTCATCAGCCTCGAAGACAAACCAAGGTCAGGGAGATATTCTGTTGCGAAAGATGAGGCCTTGCTTGAAAAGTTTGAACAATGGCCTAGCACTAGTATTCGTACATTGTCGGCAGAACTTGGTCCTTCAAAACATAATCAATCGTTGTTTCCGTAAGCTCGGCTTTGGGAACAAACATTGTCAACAAAATACTCATAAACTAGCCAACGACCAGGGCTCAGCGGCCGGAAAATCCTCGTGATGCCCGTTTTTGTTTCCGAATTGTAACTGGGAATGAAAATGGATGTTTCCATAATACCAATAAGGAAAATAAGTGACTTGGTTCTGTCCAGACTTCAAAACCTGTTGTCAAACAAGGGTCATTTGAACAAAAGgtcatgttgtgtgtctgtgggaAGTTGGAGGGGTTGTTGCACTTCGAGCGTGTCCCAGATGGTCATACTGTAAACATTAACCTTTATGCATAACAACTTCAGCGAGTATATAATACTTTGAGAGCCTGCAATTCGATATTGGTCAATCGAAGACGTGCATTCCTGCAGTATGACAATGCCCCTGCATACACTACCAATAGGACAAGCGCAAACTTGAGAAAGTTGAGGGGTTGGAAATGCTGCATCACCCTATctacagtccagaccttgcaCCTTCAGATTACCCCTTTTCCGAGTCATGACTCATTTCTTGCATAGATGGTAGTTCAACAATGTGGATGAGGTTGGAAATTGGGTGTAGGGAGTTTTTAGCCTCTAAACTAGTCAAATGGTATAAGCCTCATTCTCGGGTAATGACGGATAGTTCGTCCCATATTAAGTTCAACATCACTGACGACTATCAGCTGTCGGTTTATTATCTTACTTTCTTAATATCACATGCAACGTAGGAACGAGCTAAATTTGACCTGATAGTACGACCTGTCTGAAGGTAACACTGACTAATCACTATGATTATTAGATAGAACGTTATCTATATCTGTAAAACTGTCCTTGGACGAAAATTACATGCACGTTATCTATATCTGTAAAACTGTCCTTTGACGAAAATTGTAagcacattttgctttgacggttaatggcGGCCAAACCGAGGcaaggatcgagctgaaaattggcagggatactaaatgaGGATGAGACCTGGGATGGTTAACattcgcaagctataaagatgtggttgctatagcaaaaagattgatttttttatcgattcaagggggCCCAGAGCCCCTCTAGGTTTGTGCGATTGGCTTTTAATGCCCAATGGCATGCACTGCAGGCTGTTGTCCTCAATAAACATACATCTTGTCGCGAAATTCCGGCAACTAGGAAACGATTTTTCATTGTGAATAAACGAGTGCTTTTtaccctcattttctttttaatctttttataaaagtgaaaagatTTCGTCTAATTATTTCTGCAGTCCACTTACGATGGTGATTCAGTTGACTAGGAAAACTATAATGaagaatatccaataccaaactatcttaatctacatattgaaactgcattaaactttagcaagcttacctttacctattctgagttacttga
Protein-coding sequences here:
- the LOC118760879 gene encoding cytochrome P450 2B1-like — encoded protein: MDFSSLLFTENVSVQSLLFGLVILLIIRWFMTPPKSNYNLPPGPRALPIIGNLLHVLSITDFYSMLKELRKQYGDIFKLKIGPYNYVFVCKTETILEGLVKKGQHLNGRSSLYALDKVFRNKGIFLVLENNGKTRESLPCQHFGI